From one Panulirus ornatus isolate Po-2019 chromosome 11, ASM3632096v1, whole genome shotgun sequence genomic stretch:
- the LOC139751391 gene encoding uncharacterized protein codes for MLWRRSSKVWVVVVVAVVAWTVGCEGTQSPTLGDTPKSSDTARLQEIQRKFLDVVSNSTSSMRSMKELMSMLHSDAGQEMGRLLVEGFMLGVKQKDSGALLGRFWTELQQRLSPEMMGLLDDYRDFFAGMDVTTLPLIWEQIFKKDELGNSLAGLPLGQLVDMVQPTAARYGIDIRAFINSIIGKGDDNIRDLIIATLNNLDVSSLLKKFFNSTSDNAVQMKNTQHKVPADTHPKNGDKSKRGKDKTLRLFRPLVASLLRENEVDLDADAVLEVLSPLLSGDVLTQAAPLLATLGTQAGGGLAPIIANFLGGREGQQKQQQMGGLLGGLGALLAGGGGEKVDLGTMVNLASMFMDNSKPSKKDAKKNKKEKAKKKGIDMGSLLTLASTLAEKNNIDIGSVLGATNNLLNPGPKKKVNQPKVQMPKTEKQQPVKQTKTKSQPSPAESTRIPKPDTVPNTSKRSKNLIDVIEPVILSMQTDKACNRKIKDAILFGKAMLNKKISSLGDLEQLLPLLMSLFSGETMVTQGLDMDAILASMKQALAHGSWTDFLESLQNEDYRETLVRTVTPHTSELVTLLASREVQESLYNAAVPRIQTFLSSYGLSDVTLQNFPERMAPMVGLLAMGWDLPFKPTTVLVPLRDYLMSLRTWATEGLTHARDLSVPQVEGLVMTSLKEVLNSVVEVLEATRGSTVECLPQVLCHVNQGLRPNSLRAAVTRTFSLILASGPALEASDSRLLVKIMQAISGNINQCEDVFPGDCALVTTQDDNSDMMNLDYEHQEL; via the exons ATGCTGTGGAGAAGAAGCTCGAaggtgtgggtcgtggtggtggtggctgttgtggcATGGACGGTAGGTTGTGAGGGAACCCAAAGCCCCACGCTGGGGGACACGCCCAAGAGCAGTGACACCGCTCGTCTACAGGAGATCCAGAGGAAGTTCCTCGATGTGGTGAGTAACTCGACGTCGTCGATGCGCAGTATGAAGGAGCTGATGAGTATGTTACACAGCGACGCCGGCCAAGAAATGGGGAGACTCCTCGTAGAAGGCTTCATGCTGGGGGTCAAACAGAAGGACTCCGGGGCACTCCTGGGGCGGTTCTGGACGGAGCTACAACAGCGACTTTCCCCAGAGATGATGGGGCTTCTGGATGACTATCGGGACTTCTTCGCAGGGATGGACGTGACCACGCTGCCGCTCATATGGGAACAGATATTTAAGAAAGACGAACTGGGAAATAGTCTGGCGGGCCTTCCGCTGGGTCAGCTGGTGGACATGGTGCAACCCACAGCGGCCAGGTATGGCATCGACATCCGCGCCTTCATAAACTCTATCATTGGCAAGGGAGATGATAATATTAGGGACCTCATCATCGCCACCCTCAACAACCTAGACGTATCGTCGCTGTTGAAGAAATTCTTCAATTCGACGTCAGATAACGCAGTGCAGATGAAAAACACCCAACACAAGGTACCCGCCGACACCCACCCCAAGAATGGAGACAAATCcaaaagagggaaagataaaaCTCTGCGACTGTTCCGGCCACTGGTGGCATCGCTTTTACGGGAGAACGAGGTGGATCTGGATGCGGACGCGGTGCTAGAAGTACTGTCGCCGCTCCTGAGTGGAGATGTGTTGACCCAGGCCGCCCCACTGCTGGCTACCCTTGGCACCCAGGCCGGAGGGGGGTTGGCGCCCATCATTGCTAACTTCCTGGGCGGCAGAGAGGGacaacagaaacaacaacaaaTGGGGGGTCTCCTTGGAGGGCTGGGTGCGCTGttggctggcggaggaggagagaaggtagACCTTGGGACTATGGTTAATCTGGCTTCTATGTTCATGGATAACAGCAAACCCTCCAAGAAGGACgccaagaaaaataaaaaggaaaaggcCAAGAAGAAAGGTATTGACATGGGCTCATTGCTTACTCTGGCGAGTACTCTGGCAGAgaaaaataatattgatattgGTTCTGTTTTGGGCGCCACAAACAATTTACTTAATCCAGGGCCAAAAAAGAAAGTAAACCAACCTAAGGTACAGATGCCAAAAACGGAAAAACAACAACCTGTTAAACAAACAAAAACTAAATCCCAGCCTAGTCCTGCAGAAAGCACAAGGATCCCAAAGCCAGATACCGTTCCTAACACGAGTAAACGATCGAAGAATCTCATTGACGTGATAGAACCAGTCATACTGTCGATGCAGACAGACAAGGCATGTAACCGCAAGATCAAGGATGCCATCTTGTTTGGCAAGGCGATgttaaacaaaaaaatatcaagtCTGGGAGATCTGGAGCAGCTGTTGCCGCTACTCATGTCGCTTTTCAGTGGGGAAACTATGGTTACCCAAGGGCTGGATATGGATGCCATATTAGCCTCAATGAAGCAAGCCTTGGCCCACGGCAGCTGGACCGACTTCTTGGAAAGCTTACAAAACGAGGACTATCGCGAAACCCTTGTGAGGACTGTCACCCCACACACGTCGGAGCTGGTGACTCTACTCGCGTCCCGGGAAGTGCAAGAGAGTCTCTACAACGCGGCAGTGCCCAGGATCCAGACCTTCCTCAGCTCTTACGGCCTGTCCGATGTCACCCTTCAAAACTTTCCGGAGCGTATGGCCCCCATGGTGGGTCTGCTGGCTATGGGCTGGGACCTACCATTCAAGCCCACCACCGTCCTCGTACCGCTGCGGGACTACCTGATGAGCCTGAGGACGTGGGCCACAGAAGGCCTCACACATGCCCGTGACCTGTCCGTTCCGCAG GTGGAGGGCTTGGTAATGACGTCACTAAAGGAAGTGTTGAACAGTgtagtggaggtgttggaggcaaCGCGAGGGTCCACAGTTGAGTGTTTACCTCAAGTGCTGTGTCATGTCAACCAAGGACTCCGACCCAACTCCCTGCGGGCAGCAGTCACGCGCACTTTCAG
- the LOC139751140 gene encoding uncharacterized protein, translated as MFLFLTSHIVSANPAQGAPGHSTATLTVSGAVLMWCISNQMISTPPYPYPTLLPPPGLVPRILSEHLWKKEREQIVLENERTRVVKSLTRRQVPPQTLEYHSSSFVPALPSPTSLALPSPTSPALPSPTSLALPSPTSLALPSPTSPALPSPTSPALPSPTSLALTSPTSSVPPSPISPALPSPTSPALPLSTTPTLPSPTSLALPSPTSSAPPSPISPALPSPTSPALPSSTSPTLPSPTSPALPLPTSPALPSPTSPTLPSPTSPILPSPTSPALPSPTSPALPSPTSPALPSPTSPALPSPASPALPSPTSPALPSPTSLALPSPTSPALPSPTSPALSSPTSLALPSPTSSAPPSPISPALPSPTSPALPSSTSPTLPSSTSPTLPSSTNPTLMSPTSPALPSPTSSALPLTTSSALPSPTSPTLPSLTSPSLMLHTSLALPSPTSSALPLTTSSALPSPASPALPAPTSPTLPSLTNPSLMLHTSLALPSPTSSALPLTTSSALPSPASPALPSPTSPALPSPTSPTLPSPASPDLPSPASPALPSPASPALPSPASPALPSLTNAALPSPTSPALPSLTSAALPSFASRALPSPTSPALPSPTSPALPSPTSPALPSPTSPALPSPTSPALPSPTSPALPSPTSLALPSPTSPALPSPTSPALSSPTSLALPSPTSSAPPSPISPALPSPTSPALPSSTSPTLPSSTSPTLLSSTNPTLMSPTSPALPSPTSSALPLTTSSALPSPTSPTLPSLTSPSLMLHTSLALPSPTSSALPLTTSSALPSPASPALPSPTSPTLPSLTNPSLMLHTSLALPSPTSSSLPLTTSSALPSPASPALPSPTSPALPSPTSPTLPSPANPDLPSPASPALPSPASPALPSLTSAALPSPTSPALPSLTSAALPSPASRALPSPTSSALPSPTTSALPSPTSPALPSPTSRALPSPTSPALPSPASPALPSPSSSALPSPASPALPSPTSPALPSPTSPTLPSPTSPALPSPASPALPSPASPALPSLTSAALPSPTSPALPSLTSPALPSPTSSALPSPTSPTLPSPISPALLSPASPALPSPASRALPSLTSPALPVPTSPARLSPSFATFFPKPCPQR; from the exons AtgtttctcttcctcacttctcacatAGTGTCAGCTAACCCAGCACAAGGTGCTCCTGGTCACTCAACTGCTACACTGACGGTGTCTGGAGCCGTACTGATGTGGTGCATATCCAACCAGATGATCTCCACCCCACCCTATCCCTACCCGACCCTCCTACCGCCTCCAGGCCTCGTCCC GAGAATCTTAAGTGAACatttgtggaaaaaagaaagagaacagatTGTATTGGAAAACGAAAGAACCCGTGTGGTGAAGTCGTTGACCCGCCGACAGGTCCCGCCACAGACGCTGGAGTACCACTCATCAAGCTTTGT ccctgctctaccgtcacccaccagtcttgctctaccgtcacccaccagtcctgctctaccgtcacccaccagtcttgctctaccgtcacccaccagtcttgctctaccgtcacccaccagtcctgctctaccgtcacccaccagccctgctctaccatcacccaccagtcTTGCTCTAACGTCACCCACCAGTTCTGTCCCACCGTCGCCCATCAGCCCtgctctaccgtcacccaccagtcctGCTCTACCGTTATCCACCACTCCTActctaccgtcacccaccagtcttgctctaccgtcacccaccagttCTGCCCCACCGTCGCCCATCAGCCCtgctctaccgtcacccaccagtcctGCTCTACCGTCATCCACCAGTCCTActctaccgtcacccaccagtcctGCTCTACCGTTACCCACCAGTCCTGCTCTGCCGTCACCAACCAGTCCTACCttaccgtcacccaccagtcctattctaccgtcacccaccagtcccGCTCTACCGTCACCAACCAGTCCTGCCCTACCGTCACCAACCAGTCCtgctctaccgtcacccaccagtcctgctctaccgtcacccgccagtcctgctctaccgtcacccaccagccctgctctaccgtcacccaccagtcttgctctaccgtcacccaccagtcctgctctaccgtcacccaccagccCTGCTCTATCATCACCCACCAGTCTtgctctaccgtcacccaccagttCTGCCCCACCGTCGCCCATCAGCCCtgctctaccgtcacccaccagtcctGCTCTACCGTCATCCACCAGTCCTACTCTACCGTCATCCACCAGTCCTACTCTACCGTCATCCACCAATCCTACTCTAATGTCACCCACCAGTCCTGCTCTACCGTCACCTACCAGTTCTGCTCTACCGTTAACCACCAGTTCtgctctaccgtcacccaccagtcctACTCTACCGTCACTCACCAGTCCTTCTCTAATGTTACACACCAGTCTtgctctaccgtcacccaccagttCTGCTCTACCGTTAACCACTAGTTCTGCTCTACCGTCACCCGCCAGTCCTGCTCTACCGGCACCCACCAGTCCTACTCTACCGTCACTCACCAATCCTTCTCTAATGTTACACACCAGTCTtgctctaccgtcacccaccagttCTGCTCTACCGTTAACCACTAGTTCTGCTCTACCGTCACCCGCCAGTCCtgctctaccgtcacccaccagtcctgccctaccgtcacccaccagtcctACCCTACCGTCACCCGCCAGTCCTGACCTACCGTCACCCGCCAGTCCTGCTCTACCGTCACCCGCCAGTCCTGCTCTACCGTCACCCGCCAGTCCTGCTCTACCGTCACTCACCAATGCtgctctaccgtcacccaccagtcctGCTCTACCGTCACTCACCAGTGCTGCTCTACCGTCATTCGCCAGTCGTGCcctaccgtcacccaccagtcctGCCCTACCGTCACCAACCAGTCCtgctctaccgtcacccaccagtcctgctctaccgtcacccaccagtcctgctctaccgtcacccaccagtcctgctctcccgtcacccaccagtcctgctctaccgtcacccaccagtcttgctctaccgtcacccaccagtcctgctctaccgtcacccaccagccCTGCTCTATCATCACCCACCAGTCTtgctctaccgtcacccaccagttCTGCCCCACCGTCGCCTATCAGCCCtgctctaccgtcacccaccagtcctGCTCTACCGTCATCCACCAGTCCTACTCTACCGTCATCCACCAGTCCTACTCTACTGTCATCCACCAATCCTACTCTAATGTCACCCACCAGTCCTGCTCTACCGTCACCTACCAGTTCTGCTCTACCGTTAACCACCAGTTCtgctctaccgtcacccaccagtcctACTCTACCGTCACTCACCAGTCCTTCTCTAATGTTACACACCAGTCTtgctctaccgtcacccaccagttCTGCTCTACCGTTAACCACTAGTTCTGCTCTACCGTCACCCGCCAGTCCtgctctaccgtcacccaccagtcctACTCTACCGTCACTCACCAATCCTTCTCTAATGTTACACACCAGTCTtgctctaccgtcacccaccagttCTTCTCTACCGTTAACCACTAGTTCTGCTCTACCGTCACCCGCCAGTCCtgctctaccgtcacccaccagtcctgccctaccgtcacccaccagtcctACCCTACCGTCACCCGCCAATCCTGACCTACCGTCACCCGCCAGTCCTGCTCTACCGTCACCCGCCAGTCCTGCTCTACCGTCACTCACCAGTGCtgctctaccgtcacccaccagtcctGCTCTACCGTCACTCACCAGTGCTGCTCTACCGTCACCCGCCAGTCGTGCcctaccgtcacccaccagttctgctctaccgtcacccaccacttctgctctaccgtcacccaccagtcctGCTCTACCGTCACCGACCAGTCGTGCcctaccgtcacccaccagtcctGCTCTACCGTCACCCGCCAGCCCTGCTCTACCGTCACCCTCCAGTTCTGCTCTACCGTCACCCGCCAGTCCtgctctaccgtcacccaccagtcctgccctaccgtcacccaccagtcctaccctaccgtcacccaccagtcctGCCCTACCGTCACCCGCCAGTCCTGCTCTACCGTCACCCGCCAGTCCTGCTCTACCGTCACTCACCAGTGCtgctctaccgtcacccaccagtcctGCTCTACCGTCACTCACCAGTCCTGCTCTACCGTCACCTACCAGTTCtgctctaccgtcacccaccagtcctACCCTACCTTCACCCATCAGTCCTGCTCTACTGTCACCCGCCAGTCCTGCTCTACCGTCACCCGCCAGTCGTGCCCTACCGTCACTCACCAGTCCTGCTCTACCCGTACCCACCAGTCCTGCTCGTTTATCTCCCTCATTTGCCACCTTTTTCCCCAAGCCTTGTCCCCAGCGGTAG